Within the Deinococcus peraridilitoris DSM 19664 genome, the region TCGACCAGTTCTCCCTGATCGCGGACCTCACCAACAAGGACGCGCAAGGCAAAACCCTCCGCGAAGAGCATCAGCGGCTCTTCGCGAAAACGAAGCTCCTCACCAGCAAGAAGGCCGGTCCGACCGTCATTGGTGTTCTCGCCCCCAACGGCTTCTGGGTGCACTCCGACAAAAGCTTCCTCGGCACGTTGATCAAGGACCTGGGGCGCGACAATCCGGTCAGCCCGCAAAAGGATACGCAGTTCGTGATGAGCCTCGAAGGCCTCGTCGCCACCAACCCCGCCTCGATCATCCTGCTGCGCAATCCCGGAGAAGTTACCCCCCTCGACCAGTGGAAGACCAACCCGTTGTGGCAAAGCCTGCCCGCCGTGAAAGCCGGGCAGGTATACGAGTTCAACCGGGACCTTTGGGCCAAGGGGCGCGGCGTGATCGCCTTCAACAAAATGCTCGCGCAAGCCACCGCCAGCGGGTACCTGCAAGACCAGCCCGCCAAAGCAAACTTCGTCGATCAAGCCAAGTAAGCCACCTGAACGAAAGAACCCTCTGATGCACAAACTGCTCGTGACCACCCTGCTCGCCCTTCCCGGTGGCGCCCTCGCCCAAGACGCGAACTGCGAAGGCCGCCTGATCAAGCACGCGATGGGCGACACCTGCGTCCCGCAAACCCCCAAACGCGTCGTTGTGCTCGACACCGGTGAACTCGACAGCACCCTCGCCCTCGGCGTGAAACCCATCGGCGCCGTCACCGCCCTCGGCGCCGGCTTCCCCAGCTACCTCAAAGGCAAAACCGACGGCATCACCGACGTCGGTACCATCGCCCAACCCAACCTCGAAAAAATCCTCGCCCTGAAACCCGACCTGATCCTCACCAGCAAAATTCGCCACGGCAACATCTACGAGCAACTCAGCAAAATCGCCCCAACTGTCATGGCAGAAACCGTCGGCGTCGTCTGGAAGGACAACCTCAAACTCAACGCGAAAGCCCTTAACCGCGAAGCCCAGGCGAACAAACTCCTCAGCAATTACTACGCGCGCGCGAAGAAACTCCAGGCAGGCCTCGGTCGGGACCGACTCAACACCGAGGTGTCCATTGTGCGCTTCGTGCCCGGCCAGACCCGCCTGCAACAGAAAGCCAGTTTTATCGGCACCATTCTGGAGGACGCCGGCCTCAAGCGCCCGAAATCGCAGGACAAGGACGCTTTCATGGAAGTCGCCACGCCCGAACGCATTCCGGACATGGACGGCGGCGTGCTGTTCTACAGCACGTACGGACCGGCGCAGCAGACCGATCAGCAGCTGTACCTGCAGCACCCCTTGTGGAAGCGCCTGAACGTCGTGAAGGAAGGCCGGGTGCATGCGGTAAATGACGATTACTGGTTCCTCGGCATCGGTGTGATCGCCGCAAACAAAGTCCTCGACGACCTCGAACAACACCTCGGAAAACGCTGAGAACGACAAGCTGTGGGCGCACTGGCAGTTACTCGCGCACCCATTTCGCTGGGCCGCTGCGAGTGCAGTGAAAAGCACAACACACGGAACGCGCTCGCGCTTGCATTCCGGTTTCCAAGAGTGTTCCTCACAGACGAGGGGGTTATGGTGTCTTCTACCGTGTCAGAGTTCGCTCCGTTCACTCCCACCCGGCCCGGAGCGCTCAGCACCCGCACCCTCAGCCTCCGCTACGGCACTCGGCGCGTCATCGAGGACCTTGATCTCACCCTGCCCGGCGGCGTCACCACCATCATCGGCGCGAACGGCTGTGGGAAAAGCACCCTGCTGCGCTCCCTCTCCCGACTCCTCAACCCCGAGAGAGGCAGCGTCCTCCTCGACGGGCACGACCTGCACCGCCTCCCCACGAAGGTCGTCGCGCAGAAACTCGCTATCCTCCCCCAGGGTCCCAGCGCGCCCGAGGGCCTCACCGTCGAGGAGCTCGTGTGGTTCGGGCGTCACCCCCACCAGGGCATGTTCGCGCAGCGCAGCAAAGAAGACCGTGACATCGTCGCGTGGGCGCTTGACCACACCGGCATGCGCGTCTTCGCCACCCGCCCGCTTGAAAACCTCAGCGGCGGGCAACGCCAACGCGCCTGGATCGCCATGAGCCTCGCCCAGGGCACCAGCACCCTGCTGCTGGATGAACCCACCACGTACCTCGACCTCAGCCACCAACTCGAAGTCCTTCACCTCGTCCGGCGCCTCAACGAGGAGGAAGGCAAAACCATCATCATGGTCCTCCACGACCTCAATCAGGCCGTCCGCTACAGCGACGAACTCGTCGCCGTCCAAGGCGGGAAAGTCTACGCTCAGGGCCACCCCGCCAGCATCATGAACAAGCAGCTGCTGCGCGACGTGTTCGGCCTCGAAGCCCACCTCCTTGAGGATCCCGACACCGGCAGACCCTACGTCATCCCGTACGGCATCGCCAGACGGTCAAGTTCCGAGGGGAAGCCTGACGGTGGGAAGGCCGTTTGACGCTTGGTTCACATGCGCACTGGCTCAGCGACACTGTGGGTATTCATCGTTTTGTCCGCATCTCAGCTGGTAGTGGGTTCAAGGTAATGACGCGTTGTAGCGGTGAATGAAGAGCCAGACCAGGGTTTCGAGATGATGCTGGTTACGGCTGAAGGACAAGGATTTGCGCACCAGATGGGCCAACCTCGCCCTCAGCGTGGCGTTGAAGCGCTCAATATGCTGGGTCCCACCAATTCTATGCAGCCCACCAAAGACCACACTCTGGTAGGCGGCCAGACGGTCCGTGCGACACTCCGCGCTCAAGTACGCTGTGGGCAGGCTTTGCCACAACCCGTAAGCCCCCAGGACGTCCCGCTGGCCCACAAAGCAACCGACGATCTGGCGTGTCGCCCGGTCCATGGCCAACCAAATCCAAAGGTCACGTGAACGCCGACCGACGAAGGTGCATCATTCGTCGCACTCCAGCACCCGTTGCGGAGTATGGGCCTGCGTCAGGCTTTTTTTGCGCTGACCACCTCATCCTCGACCCTGTGCACCACGAGCTTCTGGAGTTTCTTGAGGTGCAGGCGTAACCAGCTGCGACTGACACTGCTCACCCGGCAGATGCCCCGATGGGAGAGGCGTTCGCTGAGCAGGCGATCGACCAGGGCTTCTTGTTCAGGGGAAATGCGATGCCAGCTGGCTTCGAAAGTGAATTGATAGCCGCAGGCTCGGCAGAGAAAGCGCTGCTTGCCACTCTTGACGTGGCCGTTCTTGACGACGGAGACCGACTGACAGCGGGCACAGCACGTCGTGTTCATACTCCATTCAACACCCGTCATCCTCTTAAAGCCACTACCTCCAGGGAGCCCGGTGTAAGAGCCGTGTGACGTTAACGGGACTACGATTGACTGGCGTACAGCCCATGGGAACCCAGCCTACCAGCATCGCCATCATCTCGGACTTCGTGTTCTACTACTACCCGACGCGCCTCCTCGCCGGCATCCAGTCGGTTCTGAAGCAACGGGGGATCACAAGTACCATCTACCAAGGTGGCGAACTGCGGTCGGAGGGGCATCTCTACCGGAAAGCCAACGACATCTACCAACTCATACGACGCGAGCAGCACCAGGGACTGATCCTCTTTTCCCAAACGCTCAGTCGCAAAGACACGTCAGATGAACTCCTCCAGTTCATTGAGCCTTTCGCGGACCTCCCAATGGTAAGTATCGGCCGCTCCATACCCGGCGTGCCGAGCGTGTCCATCGACAACACTCCTGGAATGCAAGCCTTGATGGAACACCTCATCAAGGAACGTGATCACCGGAACTTCGCATTTGTCCGCGGGGTTGTCGGGAATCTCGATTCCGACGAGCGCGAGTGGATTTTCAAGGACGCACTCGCCAAGCACCAACTGCCCTTCCACCCAGGGTTGATTCTCAACGGGGACTACGACCCGCAACATGCGTACGCCGAAGTCACGCGATTCCTGAGCAGCGGAGCTCAGGTGGACGTGATCGTTTCCGCGAACGATGAAATGACCGAAGGAATCACGCGGGCTTTACGCGAGCGGAACCTCCGGATTCCTGAAGATGTCGCCGTTGTCGGGTTCGACGACAGTGATGACTTCCGCAGCGCCGTTCCTCCGCTCACGACTGTACGGCAGCCTTTCTTCGAGCAAGGACGCGCAGCTGCCGAGGCGCTCCTCGCCCTGATCGACCACGGCAGCACTCCTCTCGAGGTGCGCCTCGACACGCAGTTGATCATCCGGCAATCCTGTGGCACGTCATCGAGAACCGCCCTCAAGCCACAGCACGTAGCGCCGTCCTTGGATACACAAGGGTGGAGTCATGCGCCGCGCGAACAACAGCAAGTGTTCGAATCCCTTTACCAGGCCACACTCGACCCGAGCAAACGAGCAGAGTTCCTCCTATTCTGGAAGAACAGCATCACTACCTCGCTTCAAGCTCATTCTGACGTTAACTCCTGGTTCGACATCCTGCAGTCCGTCAGGGAGAAACTCAGACCCACACTGTCCGGAGACACCCGCGCGGATTTCGATGACTTACACGCGTCCGCACTCAGTATGCTGTACAGCGCCCTCAAAGGGACGCTCACGAGTAGGCGCGCCAGGGAGTCCAGCCGCGCCTACCTGATCAGTCAGATGTCCGCTGCTCCCACATTTGAAGAACTGCTGAAGGGCGTGGACGAGTACCTGACGCACTACGGGATGCAGAGTTTCGCGCTGGTCTTCTACGAGCCTTTTGGACCTACCCCGGCGAACGCTGCGCGGGTGGTGCTTGCGCGCGGAATGCCGTCTCCGCCTGCCGTGGGGATGTTCAACCCGCGCGGCATGCTCCCTGATGTCATGCGTGCCGAACTGGCTCGCAGGAACCTGATGGTGGCGCCACTTTACACCTATGACGTGCATTACGGGTATGTGGTCTACGAACGACCAAACCAGGTGTACTTCGATGATGAGACACCGTTACGGACCGTGATCAACGCTTTAGCGCACTTCAACGAGAGAACGGCGGTGAAGCAGTACGCTCAGAAACTTGAGCATCATTCGGACATCCTGGAACAGGAAGTGAAGGCGCGCACTCGGCAGCTGGAAGATGAAATTTTGGAGCACCAGATGTTGGCCCGGCGATTGGACCACCAAGCGAACCACGATCCCCTCACGGGACTTCCGAACCGCACCTTCTTTACTGAACGGCTCGCCTACGCCATTAGACAAGCGGAGGTGAGCGGCTACTTCACCTCGTTACTCTTCGTGGACCTTGATGATTTCAAAGGCATAAATGACACCCTCGGGCATGACGTGGGGGACAAGGTACTCATCACCGTCGCGCAGCGCCTGCAGGGCTGTGTACGCCAAGAGGACTTGGTCGCCCGCGTCGGAGGCGACGAGTTCACGGTGATCCTTCCGTTGTCCGGGGTGGGCGAGGCGACCGCCGTCGCGCAGCGGATACTCTCCGCGTTCGCTGTGCCGTTCGAGGTGGGAAACCGTCAGTTTTATCTGGGCGCTTCCATCGGCATCAGCGTCTCCCAGGAAGCTGGGCTGAATGCTGGTACACTGCAACGGCACGCGGACATGGCGATGTACCGAGCAAAGCATCGCAAGACCGGGTACGAGGTCTTCGAACCGGACATGAACCGGCGTACTCTTGAACGCCTGCAACTGGCCAGTGACCTCCGCAGGGCCGTTGAACGGCAGGAACTCGAACTGCATTACCAACCGCAAGTGCGGTTGCGTGACGGTGAGTTGATCGGTGTGGAAGCTTTACTGCGTTGGCGCCACCCTGAACGCGGCATGATTTCCCCTGCGCAGTTCATCCCCCTCGCAGAGGAAACGGGATTGATCGTGCCGCTTGGAGCGTGGGTGCTGCAAGAGGCGTGCCGACAAGGCGTGGAGTGGGCAAATCAGGGGCACGCTTCCTTCCGGATAGCTGTAAACGTCTCCGCGCTGCAATTCGAACGGGATGACTTCGTGAGCACAGTTTCTGCATCCCTCGCTTCGACGGGCTTCGCTTCTGAGCGCCTGGAGTTGGAGCTCACCGAAAGTATCGTGATGCGCGACGTGCGCGAAACCACGATCCGGATGGAACACCTTCGTCAGCTTGGGGTGTCTATCGCAGTCGATGACTTCGGCACGGGTTACTCGAGCTTGAGTTACCTGCAACGCCTGCCATTGAACGTCCTGAAGATCGATCGTTCGTTCGTACAGAACTTGAGGGACGCAGAGAACGCTCTTCCGGTAGTGAAAGCCATCGTTGGACTCGCCAATCACCTCGGCTTGAGTACCCTTGCGGAAGGTGTCGAGACGGACAGCGAGTTGCAGCTGCTGCTGGACGTGGGCTGCGATTTCGCGCAAGGGTACCACTTTGCGCGGCCATTACCACCAGGGGAAATACTCGCTTTTTTAGAGCAACAAGCGCGGAAAATGATTGAACGGCACCATTGAAGAGTCCGGGGTAAGTCGGGCAGTTGCTCCAGACTTCACCAATCTAATTTCATTTGAAATGGGTGTGATGGCTTGGAGCTTCCGGTGATGATCCTGATGGGGTTATGGCTGTTAGTGGTTAGTCCGCAAGTGAGAGCCATCAGCTGCTGTGATAGGACTGGCAGAGCGCCTCGTACGTCAGCACGAACGCGCACCCCAACTGAGCGATAGCGATTCAGCTCCTTGAGCTTTTGCACTCGGACTGATTTTGCTCCTGCTTTGAAGTTCACCTTTGGATTGCTGAATTGAAGGACGACGCTGAGGAGGGCGCTCAAGAATACCTCCGTTCGAGCGGTCGCCAGGAATGAACTTCAGGCTGTTTACGTGGCTGTATGACAGCTACCAGCGCCCGATGCCGCGCTTGAGGTTGTCATCAGATCATTTGGCGTAAATGCGTGTGGTTTCGAGGGTGCTGTGTCCCAGGTGCCGTGCAGCGTCGTCCAGGCTGAAGCCTTCCCGAACGAGGCGGGTGCCAGCGTGGTGCCGCAGGGCGTGGAAGCCTTTGTAACTGACGCCGGCACGGCGGCATACAATGCCGTAGTCGAAAGCTTCTTCGCCTGCTCGAAGCGGGAGGAAACGGATGGCGCTGACTATGCGTCCCGGCATGTTGCGCAGCAGCGGATTTTGTCTTTCTGGAGGTTTGGTACAACCGCCAACGCCGCCACTCCACGCTTGGTTATCTCAGCCCAGTGGAATTTGAAGCCCTCCATCTTGCCAAGCAGCTGGCCGCCGCTTAACCTCAAGTGCGCAAAACCGGTACAACCTCATCAGGAGTCTGGCAGCGAAAACGAGAACGCCGCGCCCTGACCTGGCTGGCTGTGCGCCCACACCCTTCCCCCATGGCGTTCCACAATCCTCCGTACGTTCGCCAGCCCAATTCCCGTTCCTTCAAACTCATCGGCCCGGTGGAGACGCTGAAACACCCCGAACAGCTTATCGGCATACTTCGGATCAAAACCAACCCCGTTATCGCGGACCGTCACCACCACAGCCTCCGCGCCTTCCTCCGCCCGCACTTCGATGACAGCACGGTCACGCTTCCCTGAGTACTTCAAAGCGTTCGAGAGCAGGTTGGTCATCACGGCCTTCAGCAGCGCCTTGTCCCCGCGAACCACAGGCAGGACAGACACCCTCCAATCGACATCACGACCCACCATGTCAGGTTCGAGTTCAAGGATCACGGTTTCCACCAACTCATTCAGGTCGACTGCCGTGACGTTCAACTGCTCCCGACTGAGACGCGAGAAGGCGAGCAGGTCGTCAATCAGCTGGTTCATGCGAATGGTGGAAGAGCGAATAACACTCAGGTACCGACGGGCTGTACCGTCATCGGTTTCCCCGAGGCGCTTTTCGAGCATCTCGGCGAATCCACTCACGTGCCGGAGTGGGGTGCGCAGATCATGCGAGACCGAATACGAAAAAGCGTCGAGTTCCTCATTGATGCGTTCGAGCTCTTCGGTACGCTGCGCGACGCGTTGTTCCAGCGTGGCATTCAGCTCCTGCATCTCCTGTCGTTGCCGGTCGCGCTCGTCGAGCAGCTCACGCAAGGCCAGCGAAAGCACCGCCGCTTCGGTGTAATGCCTCGTGACTGGAATCTGTACGCCTTCCCCGGAACGCAGGCGGTTCGCTGCCACGGACATAAGGCGTAAAGGGCGCGCCAGGTAGCCCGCGGCGAGGACGCCAAGCAGCGTGAAGGCCACGGCAGCGAGGATCCCCAGGAGGACAATTCGCTGCTGGAGCGCCCGGACGGGCGCGAGGGCGGTCTGCTTGTTTTCTCGGACGAGGACCTGCCAGCCGAGACCTGGATAATCCAAGTGGCCACGTGTGGCGCTATGCCCAACCAGGTACTCCTGGCCGTCCAGCCGCTCCACAGCGTCAGCCGTCCACCGGTCACCGGACCCTGGTGGCTGAGGGTAAGCGCGTCCGACCAGTGCTGACGGTCCGAGAAGCACCGTGCCATCCTGAGCGAGGACCAGCGCTTCGACGTGATGTTCTCTCGGGGTGGACTCCAGCAGGGCCCGCTGGGCGTTCTGCGCCCAGGACCAGCTGAGGTGAGAGCCGAGCACACCCACGAAGCGGCCTTGCAGGTCGTATACGGGTGTGCTGACATCCACGAAGCGAGGTGGAGAGCCGTCATGGCTGGCAATGTGTTTGGCGAGCAGCAACGCTTCGTGCACGTCACTCACGCTGGCGCGTTGTTTTCCTTGCTGGAACCAGGGTCGGGCGGAGACGTTCGCTCCTTCGAGCAGCGCGCCGGTCGCGACACGGACTCGACCGTCGGGATCGGTCAAACCAATCCAGGCGTACGCAGGGTAAGTGACCTGCAGTTTATCGAGCAGGGCACGCTGGAACCTTGGATTCGCGGAGGGTTGACGGATGACTTCGAGGGTACTGATGACTTGCAGTTCGCGGTAGCGTTCGTGCATTCCGCGGTCGAGCGTCAAGCTGAGCTGGTACGCGAGTTGCTTCAGGGAGTTGTGGACGTCCTGCTCGACTTGCCGGGCGGCAAGGGTTCCCACGGCTGCGGAAAGGAGGAAGGTGAGGAGCAGCGTGATCAAGGCGATGGTGAGCGCCAGGTGCGTCTGGAGGGGAGCGAGTTTCGGCATGAACGTTGGGCTCCGTCGGGCTGCGTTGAGGCTGAATTTAAGGAGGTGTACGGGCGTTTGTGGGCCGGGGGTCCGGGAGTCACCGGACGGGCACGCGCCCTTCGAAGACAATCGTAAACACGTTTAGCGCTGATCGCCAATCCTTCACGGGCATCGACCACTCGCTCGACGCTCGTTGAATCGCCAGGAACAGCACCTTCAAAGCGCTTTCCTCATTCGGGAACGACCCCCTGGTCTTGGTGACCTTGCGCAGCTGAAAATTCAAGGACTCGATGGCCTGATTACAAACGACATTTTCTGTTTTGTTCGGCCTGCCCGCCTCAAGTTGCGCGCCTGGCAGCCGGCAAGAAGAAGATCGACACAAGGAGGTGGTTATGCCACGCCAAGCGTCGATCAAGCAGCCCATCCAGATCCAACGGACCATTGTCGAGCACCCCGACCTGCGGAAACTCGACCGGGCCTATCAGTTCCTGACGCAGTGGGCAACCCAGCCTCCCCAACGGGAGGTCAATGATGCGAGTAGCCCTGTACGCCCGAGTGTCAAGCAGCCGCCAAGTCCAGACGCAGACCATTGAACAGCAACTCGAACGCCTTCAGAACACAGCGAACGAGCGCGGCCACCATGTCGACGCCGACCACATCTTCCGTGACGATGGACTGAGCGGCGCCCGCCTCAACCGCCCTGGCCTCGATCGGTTACGTGACCGCGTCACACAGCACGACGTGGACCTCGTGCTCTGAAGTTGCAAGGGTTTGGTGGAGGGTCAGTTCATGCTGAGGGCTTGCTCCTCGAAGGCCACCGGCGAGCGGTAGCCGAGCGATGAATGACGACGTAGCCGGTTATAAAACACCTCAATCCACTCGAACACCTCACTGCGCGTCTGGGCGCGAGTTCCACGGGCCTGCCGAAGATCAAGTTCCGTCTTCAAGGTGGCGAAAAAGCTTTCCTGCACAGCATTATCCCAACACTCCCCTTTGTTGCTCATGCTCTGCACGGCTGCCAAGCGCTCCAAGGCTTGCCAGTACGCGTCGCTGGCGTATTGACTCCCCCGGTCGAGTGGTGGAGCAACCCTGCCCCAGGGTTCCTCCGCTGTCTGGCCATGTTGAGCGCGTCGATGACCAGCGGCGTGTGGAGACGCTCGTTCAGAGACCAACCGACAATTCGCCTTGAGTACAGATCCATCACGGTGGCCAAATACAACCAGCTCTCTGTCGTGGGAAGGTAGGTGATGTCCGTCACCCACTTCTGGTTCGGGCCGTTCGCCTTGAAATCGCGGTCCAACACGTTCTCCGCGACTGGGTGGGTGTGTTTTGACTTCGTGGTGGTGCGGAACTTTCGCTTGCAGCGAACCTGGAGTTTGGCTGCCTTCATCAGGCGCCCGATTCGTTGGCGGCTGACCATGAGTCCCTCTTCGGCCAGGTCTTCCTTGATCCGGGGTGTCCCGTACGTTTCCCGGCTCCGCTGATGGTAAGTGATGATTTTTGCCGTCAATACACGGTCTTTTTGCACTCGATTGCACTCCGGCCTTCTCCGCCAGGCGTAATAGCCGCTCAGACTGACCTCCAGCACCTCGCACATCAGTTCCACTGGGAACGCCTCCTGGTGCTGATGGATAAACGCAAAGATCAGCTTTGTTTGGCGAAGAAGCGGGCAGGCGTCCAGGGGGGCGTCCGTTCTGCCCAAGACAGGCCAGTGCTTTTTTCAGGATGTCCCGTTCCTGACGGGTGATTTCCAGCTCACGTTCGAGCTGCTTGGTCCGGGCTTCCTGTTCAGAAAGAGCCATGACACCACGCCCTGTGAACGCCGGGCGTCCTGTAGCAGCCTGGGTCTCCTGCTGCTTTTTCCAGCGGGCCACGTAATTCGGGGGAACACCCAGGTCGCGGGCGATCTCGGCACAGCTTTTCCCTGTAGTTTGAACCAGTCGGACGGCTTCCTGCTTGAACTCGGCTGTGTACTGCTGCTTCGGGGTTACCATATCCGTCTCCAGTGTGGATCACACTGAACTTCCCCTCCACAAAACCCTAGCAAGACCAGCCGGCGAGTATTTTCACGGTGGTGCTTTTCCCGGCGCCGTTCGGGCCGAGGTACGCGACGCTCTCGCCCGGCTGGATGCTGAAGGTCACGTCTTTCACGGCGTGCACCATGCGATACTCGGGGTTGAGCAGATCCCTGAAGGCTCCACCCAGCCCCGGGCGTTTCTTGGGAACGCGGTAGGTGCGCTTCAGGTGCTCGGCGTGAATGATCGGGGAGCTCAAGGGCTCGTCCTCCACCTGGATGGTCGGCTCGGCATCATCGGAGTGTCTCATTCGCTGATTTGCTCCAGGGTGCGGGAAACGCAGGGGTTTGTTCACGGGTGCTCCTCCTGTGACGCGGCGCACACCGACACGCTACACCTTCCAGTAAAGTGGAAAGTCAAGAGGCTTGCATCCCAGGGAGGACAGCATGAGCACCACACGACCAGAATGCCTGCGCATCGGGGAACTCGCCCGCGAATTCCACCTGAACCCGAAAACCATCCGCTACTACGAGGACATCGGCCTGCTGCCCACACCCGAGCGCAGCAAGGGCGGCTTCCGCCTGTACGGCCACGCCGACCGTGAACGCCTGATCTTCATCAACAAAGCCAAAGCGATCGGACTCAGCCTGGAGGAAATTGCCGAGCTGCTCTCGGTGCGCAAGTCCGGTGGCAAGCCCTGTAAGCACCTGCTCGGCCTGCTCGACCATAAAGTAAAACTCCTCGACCATCAGATCCGCACCATGACCGAGTTCCGCCACGAGCTGATCCGCCTGCGTGACGAGAGCGTCATCGCCGACGAATGCGACGGGAAAATCTGCGCCATCGTGGAGCGCTACGAAGCCCCGCGAGGAAATGACGGCGTGAGCAGCCATGAGCGGGCTTTGTTGAACTTCAATCGCGAGTCTTAACGTTCCCTCAACTTGACCTTCCATTCGAATGGAAGGGGTAAGTTCAGGCCGGCCGTGAGGTACGCGGCCGGCCAACCTGTTGTCAGGAGGTTGACCGACAGCCCCTCAATCACATCCACAGGAGGACCCAATGACGAACCAAGCAACGATGGAACAGTGCATCCAGGAGTGCTACAACGTCGCGCAGCTCGCCACCCGCTGCGCCGAACACTGCCTTGAGGCGCAGAACGTGCAGGACATGAAAGCCTGCATCCGCCTCTGCCATGACTCCGCGGCGATCACGACCGCCTGCGCGGAAATGATGATCCGCGGCTCCCAGTTCGCTCCTCGCGCCTGCGGCGTCTGCGCCGAAGTGTGTGACGCCTGCGCTGAGCAGTGCGAGCGCATGGGTGACGACGACATCATGCGCCAGTGCGCCGAGGCCTGCCGTCGCTGCGCCGACCTTTGCCGTCAGATGGCCGCGTAAGTCACGCCGCCTCAAGCGCTCCCAGGAGTTTCCCGTGTGGAACTCCTGGGTTACCCGTCGCTCAGGCCGTACTCGGCGCGTTGCCGTGGGTGGACGAGCTCCACGTACTCACGGTGACGCTGAATGAACGCCGCCATGAACGGACAGGCTGGAACCACGCGTTGGCCTTGAGTGCGGGCGTCATCCAGCACGTGCCGAGCCAGGGTGCTGCCCAGCCCCTGGCCTTCGAACCGATCGTCGATTTCCGCGTGTGGCAGCACGACAACGTTGCTGATCAGCTGGTA harbors:
- a CDS encoding recombinase family protein gives rise to the protein MMRVALYARVSSSRQVQTQTIEQQLERLQNTANERGHHVDADHIFRDDGLSGARLNRPGLDRLRDRVTQHDVDLVL
- a CDS encoding ATP-binding cassette domain-containing protein, which codes for MRHSDDAEPTIQVEDEPLSSPIIHAEHLKRTYRVPKKRPGLGGAFRDLLNPEYRMVHAVKDVTFSIQPGESVAYLGPNGAGKSTTVKILAGWSC
- a CDS encoding heavy metal-responsive transcriptional regulator, with product MSTTRPECLRIGELAREFHLNPKTIRYYEDIGLLPTPERSKGGFRLYGHADRERLIFINKAKAIGLSLEEIAELLSVRKSGGKPCKHLLGLLDHKVKLLDHQIRTMTEFRHELIRLRDESVIADECDGKICAIVERYEAPRGNDGVSSHERALLNFNRES
- a CDS encoding four-helix bundle copper-binding protein; translation: MTNQATMEQCIQECYNVAQLATRCAEHCLEAQNVQDMKACIRLCHDSAAITTACAEMMIRGSQFAPRACGVCAEVCDACAEQCERMGDDDIMRQCAEACRRCADLCRQMAA
- a CDS encoding GNAT family N-acetyltransferase; protein product: MPEVRNNTDQQRYELVHDGELAGFLEYQLISNVVVLPHAEIDDRFEGQGLGSTLARHVLDDARTQGQRVVPACPFMAAFIQRHREYVELVHPRQRAEYGLSDG